From one Ammospiza caudacuta isolate bAmmCau1 chromosome 8, bAmmCau1.pri, whole genome shotgun sequence genomic stretch:
- the PPIG gene encoding peptidyl-prolyl cis-trans isomerase G: protein MGVKVQRPRCFFDIAINNVPAGRVVFELFSDVCPKTCENFRCLCTGEKGTGKSTQKPLHYKSCLFHRVVKDFMIQGGDFSEGNGRGGESIYGGFFEDESFAVKHNKEFLLSMANRGKDTNGSQFFITTKPTPHLDGHHVVFGQVISGQEVVREIENQKTDASSKPYAEVRILSCGELIPKSKAKKEEKKRHKSSSSSSDSESSSDSESSSDSSSDSESASEEKSKKRKKKHKRNSKKHKKEKKKRKKSKKSSSSESEDENTEAQPLSTVRPEEIPPIPENRFLMRKSPPKVDEKEKERKSREKERESNLSNSQSTYQRRLLVTRSGRKIKGRGPRRYRTPSRSRSRDRFRRSETPPHWRQEMQRAQRMRVSSGERWIKGDKSEINETKKDNQKSPGRGRERRISDHRQVSESPSRRGEKEKKKDHKSSSKDRETRRNSEKDDKHNKSKSKKRAKSRSHSKSREKSKSKERDSRHSRHDEKRLRSRSKERDHEKGREKEKHYDSRGREKERSRSKERSKRAGSRSNEQEHRKSKDREKRKSRSKEHEHARGKHSSSSRTRDRSKSRDRGRRGRSRSRDRDRSRSKDYSRNRDRETRRRGRSRSRERRGTPDKYRGRENRRRRESRSSERDESQSRNRERYSNRESRSSYKRNDSESQRKRRSKSRESSSPESGRDKKSTRDQDRSPDSKKRTSSKERESKKSYSRSSKEKEKTRSSAEKEVNQKSKSQERDHAPSKDKKSDRETSPGTDDDRHG from the exons ATGGGAGTAAAGGTCCAGAGACCGCGTTGCTTTTTTGACATAGCCATCAACAATGTACCCG ctgGAAGAGTGGTCTTTGAATTGTTTTCAGATGTGTGTCCAAAGACATGTGAGAATTTTCGCTGCCTTTGCACAG gTGAAAAGGGTACAGGAAAGTCCACCCAAAAGCCATTGCATTACAAAAGTTGTCTGTTTCACAGGGTAGTGAAAGATTTTATGATCCAAGGAGGCGACTTCAGTGAAG GAAATGGCAGAGGAGGAGAATCCATTTATGGTGGCTTTTTTGAAG ATGAAAGTTTTGCTGTAAAGCACAACAAAGAATTTCTCCTTTCAATGGCCAACCGAGGGAAAGATACAAATGGTTCACAGTTCTTTAT AACAACTAAACCTACACCTCATTTAGATGG GCATCATGTTGTTTTTGGACAAGTCATCTCAGGTCAGGAAGTTGTGAGAGAAatagaaaaccagaaaacagaTGCATCTAGTAAACCATATGCTGAAGTACGCATACTGAGTTGTGGAGAGTTAATTCCAAAATCCAAAG ctaagaaagaagaaaagaagagacaCAAGTCATCTTCCTCATCCAGTGACTCAGAAAGTTCAAGCGATTCCGAATCATCTTCTGATTCGTCATCGGATTCTGAGAgtgcttcagaagaaaaatctaaaaaacgaaaaaagaaacacaaaagaaattCCAAGAaacataagaaagaaaagaagaagagaaagaaaagcaagaaaag TTCATCCAGTGAAAGTGAAGATGAAAATACTGAAGCACAGCCATTATCTACTGTCCGTcctgaagaaattcctcccatACCTGAAAACCGGTTCCTGATGAGGAAAAGTCCTCCTAAAGtagatgagaaagaaaaagagagaaaaagcagagagaaggaaagagaaag taaTCTGTCAAACTCACAGTCAACATACCAGAGAAGACTGTTAGTCACCAGatctggaaggaaaataaaaggaagaggACCAAGG CGTTACCGGACACCTTCCAGATCCAGGTCAAGAGATCGATTCCGGCGCAGTGAAACTCCTCCACATTGGAGGCAAGAAATGCAAAGAGCTCAAAGAATGAGAGTCTCTAGTGGAGAAAGGTGGATAAAAGGAGACAA GAGTGAAATAAATGAAACCAAGAAAGATAATCAAAAGAGCccaggaagaggaagagagagaagaataTCAGACCACAGGCAAGTTTCTGAAAGTCCAAGCcgaagaggggaaaaagagaagaaaaaagatcaCAAATCCAGCAGTAAAGACAGGGAGACaagaagaaattcagaaaaagaTGACAAGCATAACAAAAGCAAATCCAAGAAGAGAGCTAAATCTAGAAGCCATAGtaaaagcagagagaaatcaAAAAGTAAAGAAAGGGACTCCAGACACAGCAGACATGATGAAAAGAGACTAAGATCAAGAAGCAAAGAGAGAGACCATGAGAAAggtagagaaaaagaaaagcactatGATTctagagggagagagaaagaaagaagtagGAGCAAGGAGAGAAGTAAAAGAGCAGGCTCAAGAAGTAATGAACAAGAGCATAGGAAGAGCAAAGACAGGGAGAAACGCAAGTCAAGAAGCAAAGAGCATGAGCATGCTAGAGGGaaacacagctccagcagcaggacaagggaTCGCAGCAAAAGCAGAGACAGGGGTAGGAGAGGGAGATCCagaagcagggacagggatcGCAGCCGAAGTAAGGACTATTCAAGGAATAGAGATAGAGAAacaaggaggagaggaagatcaagaagcagagaaaggagaggtACACCAGATAAAtacagaggaagagaaaacaggaggaggagagaatcAAGGAGTTCAGAGAGAGATGAAAGTCAAAGCAGAAACAGGGAGAGGTATTCAAATAGGGAAAGTAGAAGCTCATATAAGAGGAATGATAGTGAAAGCCAAAGGAAGAGGCGTtcaaaaagccgtgaaagtagTAGTCCTGAATCTGGCAGAGATAAGAAGTCTACTAGAGATCAGGATAGAAGTCCAGACTCAAAAAAGAGAACAAGTAGCAAAGAGAGAGAATCAAAAAAATCATATTCACGCAGcagtaaagaaaaggaaaagaccaGATCCTcagcagaaaaagaagtaaACCAAAAATCAAAGAGTCAGGAGAGAGATCATGCCCCTAGTAAGGATAAAAAGTCTGATCGTGAAACAAGTCCTGGAACAGATGATGACAGGCATGGATGA